One part of the Aliivibrio fischeri ATCC 7744 = JCM 18803 = DSM 507 genome encodes these proteins:
- a CDS encoding AMP-binding protein yields MDKKKRSMKTVSLSQLVLQDKTDHMVCFDELHSYISYSQFQKDVQKACAFFQQQPHTKWALCFDDSYYFAVTFLALAHAGKHLILPGNHQPAALAELSQHFDSLIHDDIIKVMPCSEHVAYHDIKSGHLATLSPLPLHEVALTLFTSGSTDTPKPIAKNLQLLDNEIQQLDSLWGEKLGQSDIYSTVSHQHIYGLLFRVLWPLTAGRAFSRHNFIYPEQILSHRPDDKKTLICSPALLKRLVDHEGHNTYQMVFSSGGPLAIEGAEQSEKKLSQRPFEVYGSTETGGIGYRQQFEPSSLWRFFPSHQARLNIEHCLELLSPFIDEEEWYATSDYCDLLANGQFVLKGRVDRVIKIEEKRLSLTEVEKRLMQLEWINEAAVIPMEEEKRTVLGAVIVLSEAGTKLMNQGSKGKFWLRLRSELREWLEPVGIPRRFRNVSEIPLNSQGKRQMHDLKQLFNDANN; encoded by the coding sequence ATGGATAAGAAAAAAAGAAGTATGAAAACAGTCTCTCTTTCGCAATTAGTATTACAAGATAAAACAGACCACATGGTGTGTTTTGATGAGCTGCACTCATATATTTCTTATTCTCAATTTCAAAAAGACGTTCAGAAAGCGTGTGCCTTTTTTCAGCAGCAACCTCACACTAAGTGGGCATTGTGTTTTGATGATAGCTATTATTTTGCGGTTACTTTTCTTGCATTAGCCCATGCGGGTAAACATCTTATTCTTCCTGGTAACCATCAACCAGCAGCATTGGCCGAATTATCTCAGCATTTTGATTCCTTAATTCATGATGACATTATCAAGGTGATGCCATGCAGTGAGCATGTTGCCTATCATGATATAAAAAGTGGCCATCTAGCTACATTATCACCACTTCCTCTTCATGAGGTTGCGCTTACTTTGTTTACTTCTGGCTCAACCGATACTCCCAAGCCCATTGCTAAAAACCTTCAATTGCTTGATAACGAAATTCAACAATTAGACAGTTTATGGGGCGAAAAACTCGGACAAAGTGACATTTACAGCACCGTATCACACCAACATATCTATGGTTTATTATTTAGGGTGCTATGGCCATTAACGGCTGGTCGTGCCTTTAGTCGCCATAACTTTATCTACCCAGAGCAAATTTTATCTCATCGACCTGATGATAAAAAAACGCTTATTTGTAGTCCAGCATTGCTTAAGCGCTTAGTTGATCATGAAGGACACAATACTTATCAGATGGTTTTCTCATCTGGTGGGCCGCTTGCTATTGAAGGGGCTGAGCAAAGTGAGAAAAAACTCTCACAGCGTCCATTTGAAGTTTATGGTAGTACAGAAACAGGTGGTATTGGCTACCGTCAGCAGTTTGAACCAAGCTCTTTATGGCGCTTTTTTCCTTCTCATCAAGCCCGTTTAAACATTGAGCATTGCTTAGAATTGCTCTCTCCCTTCATTGATGAAGAAGAGTGGTACGCGACCAGCGATTATTGTGATTTGCTTGCTAATGGTCAGTTTGTTCTAAAAGGTCGCGTCGATCGCGTGATCAAAATTGAAGAAAAGCGTCTCTCTTTAACGGAAGTTGAAAAACGATTAATGCAGTTAGAGTGGATTAATGAAGCAGCAGTGATCCCGATGGAAGAAGAAAAACGCACCGTATTGGGCGCAGTGATTGTTCTATCAGAAGCGGGAACTAAACTTATGAATCAAGGCTCTAAGGGTAAGTTCTGGTTGAGATTGCGTTCAGAACTACGAGAATGGTTAGAACCAGTTGGTATTCCTCGTCGTTTTAGAAATGTTAGTGAAATTCCATTAAATAGCCAAGGTAAACGTCAAATGCACGATTTAAAGCAGCTATTTAATGATGCGAATAATTAA
- a CDS encoding ApeI family dehydratase — protein MIKRKPSILTTKDISVNEAQPSVLISMRVDDDILDFTGHFPNHPLLPGVTQVDWAIHYAKHYLNAHSNFKGMEVLKFQEPILPNMEVELELKWDIEKSKLYFTYRSNKGDTVSNHASGRIVLGA, from the coding sequence ATGATAAAACGTAAGCCAAGTATCCTTACAACAAAAGATATCTCAGTAAATGAAGCGCAACCAAGTGTGCTTATTTCTATGCGTGTGGATGATGATATCTTAGATTTCACCGGACACTTTCCAAATCATCCTTTGTTACCCGGTGTTACTCAAGTTGATTGGGCTATTCATTACGCGAAACATTACCTTAATGCACATTCAAACTTTAAAGGAATGGAAGTGCTTAAGTTTCAAGAACCTATTTTACCGAATATGGAAGTAGAACTTGAGCTTAAATGGGATATTGAGAAGAGTAAGCTGTATTTTACTTACCGCTCAAATAAAGGCGATACAGTAAGCAATCACGCTTCTGGTCGTATTGTGTTAGGAGCGTAA
- a CDS encoding glycosyltransferase family 2 protein, whose translation MTNFRPCFLIPCYNHGKTIPAVVESLMSYGYPMIIVDDGSENETKRILEEVTQQHESITLITLAENQGKGGAVIAGIEKAYQQSYSHAIQIDADGQHDLEALPKLIAESQEHPTALISGQPIYDESVPKSRLYGRYATHIWVWIETLSFAIKDSMCGFRSYPIGPTINVLERAVIGRRMDFDTEIMVRMYWNETDIRFINTRVIYPEDGISHFDALWDNVKISWMHTKLFFGMLPRIPSLLKRKPVQEDHWSSHAERGTILGIQFLLWIYSTFGRKVFSLLLKPVMAYYYLRGGSVKDASDDFIQQVNAYARIKGIQLPEKLTTYRHLVSFGETMLDKLAAWRGDFSDKNLTVHGIEHYQTLAQREKGIVLLGSHLGNLELCRALSRRHTHLKINALVFTEHAERFNTVMKTVNPQSEVNVIQVSKIGPDTAILLQQKIDDGEWIVIVGDRTSVTKENRVIWADFLGKPAPFPQGPFMLASILKQPVYLMFGLRDDTQKDPLFDVYLEPFSEQIILPRGKREEALQEVVQNYAQRLEHFTLKAPSQWYNFFNFWQLTGKKDDN comes from the coding sequence ATGACTAACTTTCGCCCTTGTTTTTTAATTCCTTGTTATAACCATGGTAAAACCATTCCTGCCGTTGTTGAATCATTGATGTCGTATGGTTATCCAATGATCATCGTTGATGATGGCAGTGAGAATGAAACAAAGCGTATTTTAGAAGAAGTAACGCAACAGCATGAGTCAATTACCTTAATTACATTAGCTGAAAACCAAGGTAAAGGTGGTGCTGTGATTGCTGGTATCGAAAAAGCCTATCAGCAGAGTTACAGCCATGCGATTCAAATTGATGCTGATGGTCAACATGATCTCGAAGCGCTACCTAAATTAATTGCGGAATCTCAAGAACACCCAACGGCACTGATTTCTGGACAACCTATCTACGATGAGAGTGTACCTAAATCTCGTTTGTATGGTCGCTATGCTACGCATATTTGGGTGTGGATTGAGACACTTTCTTTTGCGATTAAAGACAGCATGTGTGGTTTCCGCTCTTATCCTATCGGTCCAACGATTAACGTATTAGAGCGAGCGGTTATTGGCCGACGAATGGATTTTGATACCGAAATCATGGTTCGTATGTACTGGAATGAAACCGATATTCGCTTTATCAATACTCGTGTTATTTACCCAGAAGATGGCATTTCTCATTTTGATGCATTATGGGATAACGTGAAAATCAGTTGGATGCACACCAAATTATTTTTTGGCATGTTGCCTCGTATTCCTTCATTACTAAAACGTAAACCTGTTCAAGAAGATCATTGGTCGTCTCATGCTGAGCGCGGTACGATTTTAGGTATTCAATTTTTACTTTGGATCTATTCAACGTTTGGTCGCAAAGTATTTTCGCTATTACTTAAACCAGTCATGGCTTATTACTACCTACGTGGTGGTTCAGTCAAAGACGCTTCAGATGACTTCATTCAACAGGTAAATGCTTATGCTCGAATTAAAGGCATTCAATTACCTGAAAAGCTAACCACTTATCGTCATTTGGTCTCTTTTGGTGAAACCATGTTAGATAAGCTTGCGGCATGGCGTGGTGATTTTTCAGATAAAAACCTAACGGTTCATGGTATTGAGCATTATCAAACATTAGCTCAGCGTGAAAAAGGTATTGTATTACTGGGTTCTCATTTAGGAAATCTAGAACTATGTCGTGCGCTTAGCCGTCGTCATACTCACCTGAAGATTAATGCGTTAGTTTTTACTGAGCATGCAGAGCGTTTTAATACGGTAATGAAAACCGTTAATCCGCAATCAGAAGTGAATGTTATTCAGGTGTCTAAAATAGGGCCAGATACCGCCATTTTATTACAGCAAAAAATTGATGATGGTGAGTGGATTGTTATCGTTGGTGATAGAACGTCAGTCACTAAAGAGAATCGAGTGATTTGGGCTGATTTTCTTGGTAAGCCTGCGCCATTCCCTCAAGGGCCATTTATGTTGGCTTCTATTTTAAAGCAACCAGTATATTTAATGTTTGGGCTTCGTGACGATACACAAAAAGATCCGTTGTTTGATGTGTACTTAGAACCGTTTTCTGAACAAATCATATTACCTCGTGGTAAACGAGAAGAGGCTTTGCAAGAAGTCGTACAAAATTATGCTCAACGCCTAGAGCATTTCACATTAAAAGCACCATCACAATGGTATAACTTTTTTAATTTTTGGCAGTTAACTGGAAAGAAAGATGACAACTAA
- a CDS encoding HAL/PAL/TAL family ammonia-lyase — MTTNSITFGKGRLTIEDVVDIANGANAQLNNSDEFTAKIDRGVEFLERLLKEEGVIYGVTTGYGDSCTVAIPMDLVDELPLHLTRFHGCGLGENLDEQQARAVLATRLCSLSQGVSGVTHDLLNQIVTLINHGVSPRIPQEGSVGASGDLTPLSYLAAALIGEREVIYKGEIRATAEVFKELNITPIKLKPKEGLALMNGTSVMTALACLAYKRAEYLAQMATKITAMVSVGMQGNDFHFDEALFAVKPHPGQQQIAAWLRSDLHNETPPRNSDRLQDRYSLRCAPHVIGVLQDSLPFLRQMIENELNSANDNPIIDGDNERVLHGGHFYGGHIAMAMDMLKTAVANIADLLDRQMAQLMDYKFNNGLPFNLTGSTGARKPINHGFKAVQIGISAWTAEALKGTMPASVFSRSTECHNQDKVSMGTIASRDCLRVLQLTEQVTSASLLAATQALVLREKQGELDDTQLSTELKTMRDAVLSEFAFVDEDRPLENDLRNFMAKIQQQHWTLY; from the coding sequence ATGACAACTAATTCAATTACATTTGGTAAAGGACGTCTGACAATTGAAGACGTTGTTGATATTGCAAATGGTGCAAATGCACAACTTAATAACTCTGATGAATTCACTGCCAAAATTGACCGTGGTGTTGAGTTTTTAGAGCGTTTATTAAAAGAAGAAGGCGTGATCTATGGTGTGACAACGGGTTATGGTGACTCTTGTACTGTAGCAATCCCAATGGATTTAGTGGATGAATTACCGCTACATTTAACGCGTTTTCACGGTTGTGGTTTAGGTGAAAATTTAGATGAACAACAAGCACGTGCTGTATTAGCGACTCGTTTATGCTCTTTATCACAAGGGGTATCGGGTGTTACTCATGATTTGCTTAATCAAATCGTCACTCTAATTAATCACGGTGTATCTCCACGTATTCCTCAAGAAGGTTCTGTGGGTGCCAGTGGTGATTTAACACCATTATCTTATCTTGCAGCTGCGCTTATTGGTGAGCGTGAAGTGATCTATAAAGGCGAAATCCGTGCAACTGCAGAGGTATTTAAAGAGTTAAATATCACACCAATCAAGCTTAAACCAAAAGAAGGTTTAGCGTTAATGAATGGTACATCAGTGATGACAGCATTAGCGTGTTTAGCGTATAAGCGTGCGGAGTACTTAGCGCAAATGGCAACTAAGATCACCGCAATGGTATCAGTAGGGATGCAAGGTAATGACTTCCACTTTGATGAAGCGTTATTTGCGGTGAAACCACATCCAGGTCAACAACAAATTGCGGCTTGGTTACGTTCTGATCTACACAACGAAACACCACCAAGAAACAGTGATCGTCTGCAAGACCGTTACTCACTTCGTTGTGCTCCACATGTAATTGGTGTACTTCAAGATAGCCTACCGTTCTTGCGTCAAATGATTGAAAATGAATTAAACAGTGCGAACGATAACCCAATTATCGATGGTGATAATGAGCGTGTTCTTCACGGTGGTCATTTCTATGGTGGTCATATTGCAATGGCAATGGACATGCTAAAAACCGCAGTAGCGAACATTGCTGATTTATTAGATCGCCAAATGGCACAGCTAATGGATTACAAATTCAATAACGGTTTACCATTTAACCTGACGGGTTCAACAGGGGCTCGTAAACCAATTAACCATGGCTTTAAAGCAGTTCAGATTGGTATTTCAGCATGGACAGCAGAAGCGCTTAAAGGAACCATGCCTGCAAGTGTTTTCTCACGTTCAACAGAATGCCATAACCAAGATAAGGTGAGCATGGGTACGATTGCCTCTCGTGATTGTTTACGTGTTTTACAGTTAACAGAGCAAGTGACATCAGCTTCATTATTAGCGGCAACTCAAGCGTTAGTATTGCGTGAAAAGCAAGGTGAGCTTGATGATACTCAGTTAAGTACAGAGCTTAAAACCATGCGTGATGCGGTATTAAGTGAATTTGCTTTTGTCGATGAAGACCGACCATTAGAGAACGATTTACGTAACTTTATGGCGAAGATTCAGCAACAGCACTGGACGCTATACTAA
- a CDS encoding acyl-CoA thioesterase, producing the protein MITTAFQDADPMGVVYHGNYFRFFEKARHEMLEKIGYSYRDMMASGYVWPIIDTRVKYVKSIPYDHKIRVEATLTEWENRMRVDYVIYDAETNVRMTKAHTMQVAVSIETEEMCFVSPRVFTDKVEAYHNA; encoded by the coding sequence ATGATCACAACCGCCTTTCAGGATGCGGATCCGATGGGGGTTGTGTATCACGGTAATTATTTCCGATTTTTTGAAAAAGCACGTCATGAAATGCTTGAAAAAATCGGTTATAGCTATCGAGATATGATGGCGTCAGGCTATGTTTGGCCCATCATTGACACTCGTGTTAAGTACGTTAAATCCATTCCTTACGATCATAAGATCCGAGTGGAGGCGACACTAACGGAATGGGAAAACCGCATGCGTGTTGATTATGTTATTTATGATGCAGAAACCAACGTACGAATGACTAAAGCCCATACAATGCAAGTAGCGGTAAGCATAGAAACTGAAGAAATGTGCTTTGTTTCTCCTCGTGTATTTACCGATAAAGTAGAGGCTTATCATAATGCTTAA
- a CDS encoding outer membrane lipoprotein carrier protein LolA produces the protein MLNVKRYWSLLVTSFVMLFSVNSFAFSVDDLQQQLAKSTLVRGDFKQVRTMQMFAQPLSTSGTFLLDHEKGLLWQQTTPFPIALTLTQNKLRQSINGDTQVMTDSDNPMAFYFTRLFLSLFKGDTESIKANFTLQLTGEKDAWTLILTPTKAPIDSVFKTIKIEGNDYLNRVVLSEVRGDVTEMVFTNQSTEPATLTEEELRVFEF, from the coding sequence ATGCTTAATGTTAAACGTTATTGGTCATTATTGGTGACATCGTTTGTTATGCTTTTTAGCGTAAATAGCTTTGCATTTAGTGTTGATGACTTGCAGCAGCAACTCGCAAAATCGACGCTTGTTCGTGGTGATTTTAAACAAGTAAGAACTATGCAGATGTTTGCACAGCCACTATCGACATCAGGTACTTTTTTGTTGGATCATGAAAAGGGGTTATTGTGGCAACAAACAACGCCTTTTCCGATTGCGTTGACTTTAACGCAGAACAAACTTCGCCAATCCATTAATGGTGACACTCAAGTCATGACGGATTCAGATAATCCAATGGCGTTTTATTTTACTCGTCTATTTCTATCTTTATTTAAAGGCGATACGGAATCCATTAAAGCAAATTTCACTTTGCAATTAACGGGTGAAAAAGACGCTTGGACACTCATACTCACTCCAACCAAAGCCCCAATTGACAGCGTATTTAAAACCATAAAAATTGAGGGTAATGACTATTTAAATCGAGTGGTATTAAGTGAAGTGCGAGGTGACGTAACTGAAATGGTATTTACTAATCAGTCGACAGAACCTGCGACCTTAACAGAAGAAGAGTTACGTGTTTTCGAATTCTAA
- a CDS encoding MMPL family transporter, which produces MFSNSNWIKPRVLALVWALALLGIAGVFGYQCTTKGALPIETNILALLPDNQQDKVAQQAFDNIANTMSDKVVFVVSQTQGDSKKLIEAVDQFNEELVALPMFDSVTATISPEQQQAWGKFYFPARAQLLTAQQTQQLEQAPEQQVQKVLHALYNPFSGVTGGELENDPFLLFRDYLSGLTQSSGNVQVENGYLIAKHDDKEYVVITADLSGSSYQLSLQQQLPQLLSLESKVSKTFSVNIQHTGVIFYAAHGTESAKGEISTIGLGSLIGIIVLVFLVYRSTLPLALALLSISTGLACAYVLTVALFGTIHLFSLVFGASLIGVSIDYAFHFLTDRLHAGKKWNSVVGIQQLFPAITLGLITSLIGYLGMLIAPFPGLQQLSLFSAIGLTAAYFTVVCWYPVLASKPNQYNRVPMQRALSQWLLVWQQPLIRLVLPLSLLIAASFGVYMAKYDDDIRQLQALPHALQQQEREIKAITGVGGSQQLLLVRDSSEEGLLQKLETISTKLDKRGDFGGYQSISRYVPSQKRQQENYQLVKLLYQQQSEYYQSVIQQKTALDFSQQYQPLTINGFLASPISDTVGFLWLGKIDGVFASVITFNQEVNSSELQAFAADNHITYLNKAEEISRLFADYRHRITELLLFAYAAIFLLLLPRYKMKQAFLIVLPPFIAGCAGLAVTVLTGVPLNLFNLLALMLILGIGIDYTLFFAEQNKQSDDSHKESTLLAISLSALTTILSFGLLALSETQAIHSFGITVLTGIIVAWLLAPLSQQNKESKGHINTYSEKKDAS; this is translated from the coding sequence GTGTTTTCGAATTCTAATTGGATAAAGCCACGAGTTTTAGCTCTGGTTTGGGCATTGGCTCTATTAGGAATAGCTGGGGTATTTGGTTATCAATGTACAACCAAAGGTGCACTGCCAATAGAAACTAATATCTTGGCATTATTACCTGATAATCAACAAGATAAAGTTGCTCAGCAAGCGTTTGATAATATTGCTAACACCATGAGTGACAAAGTGGTGTTTGTAGTTAGCCAAACCCAAGGTGACAGTAAAAAACTGATTGAAGCGGTTGATCAGTTTAATGAAGAACTGGTTGCGTTACCTATGTTTGACTCGGTAACGGCAACGATAAGTCCTGAGCAACAACAAGCGTGGGGGAAATTTTATTTTCCTGCTCGCGCTCAGTTACTGACAGCACAGCAAACCCAACAATTAGAACAAGCACCAGAACAGCAAGTTCAAAAGGTATTACACGCACTATACAATCCTTTTTCAGGTGTGACGGGAGGGGAGTTAGAGAACGATCCTTTCTTGTTATTTCGAGATTATTTATCAGGGTTAACTCAAAGCTCAGGTAATGTTCAAGTAGAGAACGGCTATCTGATTGCCAAACACGATGATAAAGAATACGTTGTGATCACCGCCGATCTATCAGGATCATCATACCAACTCTCTTTGCAGCAGCAATTACCTCAACTATTGTCACTTGAAAGCAAAGTATCAAAAACATTCTCGGTTAATATTCAACATACAGGTGTGATCTTTTATGCAGCCCATGGGACAGAAAGTGCCAAAGGAGAGATCAGCACTATTGGTCTTGGGTCTCTTATCGGGATAATTGTTCTTGTCTTTTTGGTTTATCGTAGCACTTTGCCTTTGGCACTGGCTTTACTTTCCATTTCAACGGGACTTGCTTGTGCCTATGTATTGACGGTCGCTTTATTTGGAACGATTCACCTCTTTAGTTTGGTTTTTGGTGCCAGCTTAATTGGGGTTTCTATTGATTATGCATTTCACTTTTTAACCGATCGACTTCATGCGGGTAAAAAATGGAATTCAGTGGTGGGTATTCAACAGTTGTTTCCTGCCATTACCTTGGGATTAATTACCAGTTTAATTGGTTATTTAGGTATGCTTATTGCGCCTTTCCCAGGATTACAGCAATTATCCTTATTCTCCGCCATTGGTTTAACAGCAGCTTATTTTACCGTGGTATGTTGGTATCCAGTACTGGCAAGTAAACCAAATCAATATAACCGAGTACCGATGCAGCGAGCGCTGAGTCAGTGGCTCTTAGTGTGGCAACAACCGCTTATTCGATTAGTCTTACCATTAAGTTTATTGATTGCTGCAAGCTTTGGTGTCTATATGGCGAAATATGATGATGATATTCGTCAGCTTCAAGCTTTACCACATGCACTGCAACAGCAAGAGAGAGAGATAAAAGCGATTACAGGTGTCGGTGGCTCTCAGCAACTATTGCTTGTACGAGACAGTTCTGAAGAAGGATTACTGCAAAAGTTAGAAACCATATCGACTAAACTGGATAAACGTGGTGATTTCGGTGGCTATCAATCCATAAGCCGTTATGTACCGTCACAAAAAAGACAACAAGAAAATTACCAATTAGTTAAACTCCTGTATCAGCAACAATCTGAGTATTATCAAAGTGTCATACAGCAAAAAACAGCGCTGGATTTTTCACAACAATATCAGCCTTTGACTATAAATGGCTTCTTAGCGTCACCAATATCAGACACGGTTGGTTTTTTATGGTTAGGTAAAATCGATGGTGTATTTGCTTCGGTGATTACTTTCAATCAAGAAGTGAACAGTAGTGAGTTACAGGCATTTGCAGCGGATAATCACATTACTTATTTAAATAAAGCAGAAGAGATCTCTCGTTTATTTGCCGATTATCGACATCGTATTACCGAGCTATTATTGTTTGCTTATGCCGCTATTTTCTTACTGTTGTTACCTCGCTATAAAATGAAACAGGCGTTTTTAATTGTATTGCCACCATTTATAGCGGGTTGCGCCGGTTTAGCTGTAACCGTTTTAACTGGCGTACCGTTGAATTTGTTTAACTTACTCGCCTTGATGTTGATTTTAGGGATAGGAATAGACTACACCTTGTTTTTCGCAGAGCAGAATAAGCAAAGTGATGATTCACATAAAGAAAGCACGTTATTAGCGATTTCTTTATCTGCGTTAACGACGATTTTGTCATTTGGTTTATTGGCCTTGAGTGAAACCCAAGCGATTCATAGCTTCGGTATTACGGTACTAACCGGGATTATCGTTGCTTGGTTACTGGCTCCGTTAAGCCAACAAAATAAAGAGAGTAAAGGGCACATCAATACGTATTCGGAGAAAAAAGATGCATCATAA
- a CDS encoding DUF3261 domain-containing protein has protein sequence MHHKAIKVHHLIALVLSFLLMGCAAKPIKQPNQVEVSQGQFVTLPQPEEYGSDLSLSQLISVEWQGKKNQLPVQLQLTGNDLVLAGFASWGSRLLSLDYDGQTLDTYVMAGLSDTLPPPEQVLFNVMITLWPLEAWQGSLTSIGWQLNEHDNHRTLVNESGKTILDARYDDITDKLSGEIVLTSPDFGYVIKIKTFSHSNTTTQNNNG, from the coding sequence ATGCATCATAAGGCCATAAAAGTCCACCATCTTATAGCGCTTGTTCTATCCTTTCTTTTGATGGGATGTGCAGCTAAGCCAATAAAGCAACCGAATCAAGTTGAAGTGTCACAAGGACAATTTGTTACTTTACCTCAGCCTGAAGAGTATGGCAGTGACTTATCACTTAGTCAGTTAATCTCAGTAGAATGGCAAGGAAAAAAGAATCAGCTTCCTGTTCAACTGCAACTGACAGGTAATGACTTGGTATTAGCTGGCTTTGCCTCATGGGGTTCTCGTTTATTAAGCTTAGATTATGATGGTCAAACGTTAGATACTTACGTAATGGCAGGGCTAAGTGACACACTACCACCGCCAGAACAAGTGCTATTTAATGTCATGATTACCTTGTGGCCACTGGAAGCATGGCAAGGAAGTTTAACTAGCATTGGCTGGCAACTAAACGAACATGACAATCATAGAACATTAGTGAATGAATCAGGAAAAACGATCCTTGATGCTCGTTATGATGACATCACAGACAAATTAAGTGGTGAAATTGTGTTAACAAGTCCAGACTTTGGTTATGTCATAAAAATTAAAACGTTCTCGCATTCAAATACAACAACTCAAAATAATAACGGATAA
- a CDS encoding beta-ketoacyl-[acyl-carrier-protein] synthase family protein, whose translation MSDFPLYIHACGSHSAMGKEVDEIHQVLSGNKAPSMHKETGWLNDGKATVVGKALGELPLVPEHLSHWDTRNNQLVLSALQQIEPQIKAVKEKYGSDRIAVIVGTSTSGISDGEVALKEKMEQGVFPAGYSYKQQELGNPADFIAQYLNIDGPTYAISTACSSSGRIFLSAKRLLKAGFVDAVIIGGTDSLCRLTLNGFNSLEALSNEYCLPFSPNRKGINIGEASAYMLLSAEQKDSDDPIALLGAGDSSDAHHISAPHPEGKGAIEAMNKALNDAGLTPEDIGYINAHGTATPLNDAMESKAVHAVFGDSVPVSSTKPLTGHTLGAAGIIEASICWHILKYNLPLPKQINDGQQDDALADIQLVVDQPLRKKAVISNSFAFGGNNISLIFGCI comes from the coding sequence ATGAGTGACTTTCCTTTATATATACATGCGTGTGGCTCACATTCAGCCATGGGTAAAGAGGTTGATGAAATCCATCAAGTATTGAGTGGAAATAAAGCACCATCAATGCATAAAGAGACTGGTTGGCTCAATGATGGTAAAGCAACAGTAGTTGGTAAGGCATTAGGTGAATTGCCTTTAGTTCCTGAGCATTTGTCTCATTGGGATACAAGAAATAATCAGCTAGTTCTGTCAGCTTTACAGCAAATCGAACCCCAAATTAAAGCCGTAAAAGAGAAATACGGTTCAGATCGTATTGCTGTTATTGTTGGCACAAGTACCTCAGGGATCTCTGATGGTGAAGTCGCTTTAAAAGAGAAGATGGAGCAAGGTGTTTTTCCTGCAGGTTATAGTTATAAACAACAAGAGTTAGGAAACCCTGCAGATTTTATTGCTCAATACCTTAATATCGATGGACCAACGTATGCTATTTCAACCGCTTGCTCCTCAAGTGGTCGTATTTTCTTATCAGCAAAGCGTTTACTAAAAGCAGGGTTTGTTGATGCAGTAATTATCGGTGGAACAGACAGTTTATGCCGTTTAACGCTTAATGGATTCAATAGTCTAGAAGCATTATCAAATGAGTATTGTTTGCCGTTTAGTCCTAATCGAAAAGGGATAAACATTGGTGAAGCGAGTGCGTATATGTTGTTAAGTGCAGAGCAAAAAGACTCTGATGATCCAATTGCTCTACTAGGAGCAGGAGACAGTTCGGATGCTCACCATATTTCAGCGCCACACCCAGAAGGGAAAGGAGCGATTGAAGCGATGAACAAAGCACTTAATGATGCAGGGTTAACGCCAGAAGATATTGGTTATATCAATGCTCATGGAACTGCTACGCCGTTGAATGATGCGATGGAATCTAAAGCGGTTCATGCTGTATTTGGTGATTCTGTACCAGTGAGTTCAACAAAGCCGTTAACGGGTCATACATTAGGTGCCGCAGGTATCATTGAAGCAAGCATTTGTTGGCATATTTTAAAGTATAATTTACCGCTACCTAAGCAGATTAATGACGGACAGCAAGATGATGCACTGGCTGATATTCAGCTTGTGGTTGATCAACCACTAAGAAAAAAAGCCGTTATTAGTAATTCATTTGCCTTTGGCGGTAATAACATCAGTTTAATTTTTGGATGTATTTGA
- a CDS encoding hotdog family protein, translating to MSSIPPLIDLLPHDTPLALVDELIEVNDLSVHCQVTIGENNVFFNHETKTVPAWVGIEFMAQSIAGWSGYHAWKKGNKSPIGFLLGSRKYQAECSEFQQGDTLDIFAEQVLENNGMAVFSCYIEYKGQQLASSQLNVFVPTEEKLEELLTPKQ from the coding sequence ATGAGTAGTATTCCTCCTTTAATCGACCTTTTGCCCCATGATACTCCATTAGCTCTGGTTGATGAGTTGATTGAGGTAAATGACTTATCGGTTCATTGTCAGGTGACAATCGGTGAGAATAATGTATTTTTTAATCATGAGACGAAAACCGTTCCCGCTTGGGTTGGTATTGAGTTCATGGCGCAAAGTATTGCGGGTTGGTCTGGCTATCATGCGTGGAAAAAAGGCAATAAGTCACCAATAGGCTTTTTGCTTGGCAGCCGTAAATACCAAGCTGAGTGCAGCGAGTTTCAACAAGGCGACACACTCGACATTTTTGCAGAGCAAGTACTAGAGAATAATGGCATGGCCGTATTCAGTTGTTATATTGAGTACAAAGGACAACAGTTGGCATCGAGCCAATTAAACGTGTTCGTGCCAACAGAAGAAAAATTAGAAGAGCTCTTAACGCCAAAGCAGTAA